A part of Tachyglossus aculeatus isolate mTacAcu1 unplaced genomic scaffold, mTacAcu1.pri SUPER_34, whole genome shotgun sequence genomic DNA contains:
- the UNK gene encoding RING finger protein unkempt homolog isoform X1, with protein sequence MSKGPGPAASSAATAQVLQAQPEKPQHYTYLKEFRTEQCPLFVQHKCAQHRPYSCFHWHFVNQRRRRSVRRRDGAFNYSPDIYCTKYDETTGLCPEGDECPFLHRTTGDTERRYHLRYYKTGICIHETDSKGHCAKNGPHCAFAHGPHDLRSPVYDIRELQAMEALQNGQAVAEAAGEGQSALAASHIMIEKILSEEPRWQDTAYVLGNYKTELCKKPPRLCRQGYACPYYHSSKDRRRSPRKHKYRSSPCPGVKHGDEWGDPSKCEHGDACQHCHTRTEQQFHPEIYKSTKCNDMQQSGSCPRGPFCAFAHVDQPPPGDDLPPPSAVPSPTQAGPVLFVPSAAGDSVPASPSSPHAPDLSSAKLKPHPLEPRSQDQPPRQPQQELLGLLPGASPLTSGISSSLTSSLAATPPSPMGTSSAPGMNANALPFYPTSDTVESVIESALDDLDLTEFGVAALEKTFDSGPVPPAGGGIVIGGSLLQSSAPVNIPRSLGSSASFHSASPSPPLSLSSHFLQQPQSESPFLGASAPHGSLGLNGMSSSIWEHFPSGSFSPGTSPALPSSLGAAELARLRQELEEANGTIKQWEESWKQAKQACDAWKKEAEEASERASAAGVECEVARGQRDALEQQVRKLQGDLERLHSGREPPDSADPPAPPRSFSDLEALPLATLYGLQQQLRSNLDKVDKAVFQLRSQTCLKCQEQKRVVLPCQHAVLCEPCAQEADCPVCRSPRPQPPPS encoded by the exons GTACCTGAAGGAGTTCCGCACGGAGCAGTGCCCGCTGTTTGTGCAGCATAAATGCGCCCAGCACCGGCCATACAGCTGCTTCCACTGGCACTTTGTGAACCAGCGCCGCCGCCGCTCCGTCCGCCGCCGCGACGGGGCCTTCAACTACAGCCCCGACATCTACTGCACCAAGTACGACGAGACCACTGGCCTCTGCCCGGAGGGAGATGA GTGCCCGTTCCTGCACAGAACCACAGGGGACACAGAGAGGCGCTACCACCTGCGCTACTACAAAACCGGCATCTGCATCCACGAGACGGACTCGAAGGGGCACTGCGCCAAGAACGGGCCCCACTGTGCCTTCGCCCACGGCCCCCACGACCTCCGCTCCCCCGTCTATGACATCAg GGAGCTGCAGGCCATGGAGGCCCTTCAGAATGGCCAGGCGGTGGCAGAGGCAGCTGGCGAGGGGCAGTCGGCCCTGGCCGCTAGTCACATCATGATTGAGAAGATCCTGAGTGAGGAACCCCGCTGGCAGG ACACCGCCTACGTACTGGGCAACTACAAGACAGAGCTGTGCAAGAAGCCCCCCCGGCTGTGTCGCCAGGGCTACGCCTGCCCCTACTACCACAGCAGCAAGGATCGGCGCCGCAGCCCCCGCAAGCACAAATACAG gtCCTCGCCGTGCCCCGGGGTGAAGCACGGAGATGAGTGGGGCGATCCCAGCAAGTGCGAGCACGGGGACGCCTGCCAGCACTGCCACACCCGCACCGAGCAGCAGTTCCACCCCGAG ATTTACAAGTCGACCAAGTGCAATGACATGCAGCAGTCGGGCAGCTGCCCACGAGGACCCTTCTGTGCCTTCGCCCACGTGGACC AGCCCCCGCCGGGGGACGACCTGCCGCCGCCCTCGGCCGTACCCAGCCCAACCCAGGCCGGCCCCGTGCTGTTTGTGCCATCTGCGGCCGGAGACTCAGTCCCCGccagcccctccagcccccacgcCCCGGACCTCAGCAGT GCCAAGTTGAAACCGCACCCCCTGGAACCCAGGAGCCAAGACCAGCCTCCGCGGCAGCCCCAACAG GAGCTGTTGGGCCTTCTCCCCGGGGCCAGCCCCCTCACCTCCGGCATCTCTTCTAGTCTCACCTCCAGCCTGGCAGCCACGCCCCCCAGCCCCATGGGCACCAGCAGCGCCCCCGGCATGAACGCCAACGCCCTGCCCTTCTACCCCACCAGCGACACGGTCGAGTCTGTCATAG AGTCGGCCCTGGATGACCTGGACCTCACCGAGTTCGGGGTGGCCGCCCTGGAGAAGACGTTCGACAGTGGCCCCGTGCCCCCGGCGGGCGGCGGCATCGTGATCG GCGGGAGTCTATTGCAGAGCTCGGCTCCGGTCAACATCCCCCGCTCCCTGGGCAGCTCCGCCTCCTTCCACtcggcctccccctccccgccgctcAGCCTGTCCTCCCACTTTCTGCAGCAGCCCCAGTCCGAAAGCCCCTTCCTGGGGGCCTCTGCGCCCCACGGCTctctgg gctTAAATGGGATGAGCAGCAGCATCTGGGAGCACTTCCCTTCGGGAAGCTTCTCGCCCGGCACGTCCCCTGCTCTGCCGTCGAGCCTGGGGGCCGCCGAGCTGGCCCGCCTCCGCCAGGAGCTGGAAGAAGCCAACGGCACCATCAAGCAGTGGGAGGAGTCGTGGAAACAGGCCAAGCAG GCCTGCGACGCCTGGAAGAAGGAGGCCGAGGAGGCCAGCGAGCGCGCCAGTGCTGCGGGCGTCGAGTGCGAGGTGGCGCGGGGGCAGCGGGATGCCCTGGAGCAGCAGGTGAGGAAGCTGCAGGGGGACTTGGAGCGGCTGCACAGCGGGCGGGAACCCCCGGACTCCGCggaccccccggccccgccgcgctCCTTCTCTGACCTGGAGGCCCTGCCCCTGGCCACCCTGTACGGCCTCCAGCAGCAGCTGCGCTCCAACCTGGACAAGGTGGACAAG GCCGTGTTCCAGCTGCGCTCGCAGACCTGCCTCAAGTGTCAAGAGCAGAAGCGGGTAGTGCTGCCCTGCCAACACGCGGTGCTGTGCGAACCGTGCGCCCAGGAGGCCGACTGCCCCGTCTGCCGCTCCCCGCGCCCACAGCCCCCGCCCTCCTGA
- the UNK gene encoding RING finger protein unkempt homolog isoform X2, producing MSKGPGPAASSAATAQVLQAQPEKPQHYTYLKEFRTEQCPLFVQHKCAQHRPYSCFHWHFVNQRRRRSVRRRDGAFNYSPDIYCTKYDETTGLCPEGDECPFLHRTTGDTERRYHLRYYKTGICIHETDSKGHCAKNGPHCAFAHGPHDLRSPVYDIRELQAMEALQNGQAVAEAAGEGQSALAASHIMIEKILSEEPRWQDTAYVLGNYKTELCKKPPRLCRQGYACPYYHSSKDRRRSPRKHKYRSSPCPGVKHGDEWGDPSKCEHGDACQHCHTRTEQQFHPEIYKSTKCNDMQQSGSCPRGPFCAFAHVDQPPPGDDLPPPSAVPSPTQAGPVLFVPSAAGDSVPASPSSPHAPDLSSAKLKPHPLEPRSQDQPPRQPQQELLGLLPGASPLTSGISSSLTSSLAATPPSPMGTSSAPGMNANALPFYPTSDTVESVIESALDDLDLTEFGVAALEKTFDSGPVPPAGGGIVIGGSLLQSSAPVNIPRSLGSSASFHSASPSPPLSLSSHFLQQPQSESPFLGASAPHGSLGLNGMSSSIWEHFPSGSFSPGTSPALPSSLGAAELARLRQELEEANGTIKQWEESWKQAKQACDAWKKEAEEASERASAAGVECEVARGQRDALEQQQQLRSNLDKVDKAVFQLRSQTCLKCQEQKRVVLPCQHAVLCEPCAQEADCPVCRSPRPQPPPS from the exons GTACCTGAAGGAGTTCCGCACGGAGCAGTGCCCGCTGTTTGTGCAGCATAAATGCGCCCAGCACCGGCCATACAGCTGCTTCCACTGGCACTTTGTGAACCAGCGCCGCCGCCGCTCCGTCCGCCGCCGCGACGGGGCCTTCAACTACAGCCCCGACATCTACTGCACCAAGTACGACGAGACCACTGGCCTCTGCCCGGAGGGAGATGA GTGCCCGTTCCTGCACAGAACCACAGGGGACACAGAGAGGCGCTACCACCTGCGCTACTACAAAACCGGCATCTGCATCCACGAGACGGACTCGAAGGGGCACTGCGCCAAGAACGGGCCCCACTGTGCCTTCGCCCACGGCCCCCACGACCTCCGCTCCCCCGTCTATGACATCAg GGAGCTGCAGGCCATGGAGGCCCTTCAGAATGGCCAGGCGGTGGCAGAGGCAGCTGGCGAGGGGCAGTCGGCCCTGGCCGCTAGTCACATCATGATTGAGAAGATCCTGAGTGAGGAACCCCGCTGGCAGG ACACCGCCTACGTACTGGGCAACTACAAGACAGAGCTGTGCAAGAAGCCCCCCCGGCTGTGTCGCCAGGGCTACGCCTGCCCCTACTACCACAGCAGCAAGGATCGGCGCCGCAGCCCCCGCAAGCACAAATACAG gtCCTCGCCGTGCCCCGGGGTGAAGCACGGAGATGAGTGGGGCGATCCCAGCAAGTGCGAGCACGGGGACGCCTGCCAGCACTGCCACACCCGCACCGAGCAGCAGTTCCACCCCGAG ATTTACAAGTCGACCAAGTGCAATGACATGCAGCAGTCGGGCAGCTGCCCACGAGGACCCTTCTGTGCCTTCGCCCACGTGGACC AGCCCCCGCCGGGGGACGACCTGCCGCCGCCCTCGGCCGTACCCAGCCCAACCCAGGCCGGCCCCGTGCTGTTTGTGCCATCTGCGGCCGGAGACTCAGTCCCCGccagcccctccagcccccacgcCCCGGACCTCAGCAGT GCCAAGTTGAAACCGCACCCCCTGGAACCCAGGAGCCAAGACCAGCCTCCGCGGCAGCCCCAACAG GAGCTGTTGGGCCTTCTCCCCGGGGCCAGCCCCCTCACCTCCGGCATCTCTTCTAGTCTCACCTCCAGCCTGGCAGCCACGCCCCCCAGCCCCATGGGCACCAGCAGCGCCCCCGGCATGAACGCCAACGCCCTGCCCTTCTACCCCACCAGCGACACGGTCGAGTCTGTCATAG AGTCGGCCCTGGATGACCTGGACCTCACCGAGTTCGGGGTGGCCGCCCTGGAGAAGACGTTCGACAGTGGCCCCGTGCCCCCGGCGGGCGGCGGCATCGTGATCG GCGGGAGTCTATTGCAGAGCTCGGCTCCGGTCAACATCCCCCGCTCCCTGGGCAGCTCCGCCTCCTTCCACtcggcctccccctccccgccgctcAGCCTGTCCTCCCACTTTCTGCAGCAGCCCCAGTCCGAAAGCCCCTTCCTGGGGGCCTCTGCGCCCCACGGCTctctgg gctTAAATGGGATGAGCAGCAGCATCTGGGAGCACTTCCCTTCGGGAAGCTTCTCGCCCGGCACGTCCCCTGCTCTGCCGTCGAGCCTGGGGGCCGCCGAGCTGGCCCGCCTCCGCCAGGAGCTGGAAGAAGCCAACGGCACCATCAAGCAGTGGGAGGAGTCGTGGAAACAGGCCAAGCAG GCCTGCGACGCCTGGAAGAAGGAGGCCGAGGAGGCCAGCGAGCGCGCCAGTGCTGCGGGCGTCGAGTGCGAGGTGGCGCGGGGGCAGCGGGATGCCCTGGAGCAGCAG CAGCAGCTGCGCTCCAACCTGGACAAGGTGGACAAG GCCGTGTTCCAGCTGCGCTCGCAGACCTGCCTCAAGTGTCAAGAGCAGAAGCGGGTAGTGCTGCCCTGCCAACACGCGGTGCTGTGCGAACCGTGCGCCCAGGAGGCCGACTGCCCCGTCTGCCGCTCCCCGCGCCCACAGCCCCCGCCCTCCTGA
- the UNK gene encoding RING finger protein unkempt homolog isoform X3: MSKGPGPAASSAATAQVLQAQPEKPQHYTYLKEFRTEQCPLFVQHKCAQHRPYSCFHWHFVNQRRRRSVRRRDGAFNYSPDIYCTKYDETTGLCPEGDECPFLHRTTGDTERRYHLRYYKTGICIHETDSKGHCAKNGPHCAFAHGPHDLRSPVYDIRELQAMEALQNGQAVAEAAGEGQSALAASHIMIEKILSEEPRWQDTAYVLGNYKTELCKKPPRLCRQGYACPYYHSSKDRRRSPRKHKYRSSPCPGVKHGDEWGDPSKCEHGDACQHCHTRTEQQFHPEIYKSTKCNDMQQSGSCPRGPFCAFAHVDQPPPGDDLPPPSAVPSPTQAGPVLFVPSAAGDSVPASPSSPHAPDLSSAKLKPHPLEPRSQDQPPRQPQQELLGLLPGASPLTSGISSSLTSSLAATPPSPMGTSSAPGMNANALPFYPTSDTVESVIESALDDLDLTEFGVAALEKTFDSGPVPPAGGGIVIGLNGMSSSIWEHFPSGSFSPGTSPALPSSLGAAELARLRQELEEANGTIKQWEESWKQAKQACDAWKKEAEEASERASAAGVECEVARGQRDALEQQVRKLQGDLERLHSGREPPDSADPPAPPRSFSDLEALPLATLYGLQQQLRSNLDKVDKAVFQLRSQTCLKCQEQKRVVLPCQHAVLCEPCAQEADCPVCRSPRPQPPPS, translated from the exons GTACCTGAAGGAGTTCCGCACGGAGCAGTGCCCGCTGTTTGTGCAGCATAAATGCGCCCAGCACCGGCCATACAGCTGCTTCCACTGGCACTTTGTGAACCAGCGCCGCCGCCGCTCCGTCCGCCGCCGCGACGGGGCCTTCAACTACAGCCCCGACATCTACTGCACCAAGTACGACGAGACCACTGGCCTCTGCCCGGAGGGAGATGA GTGCCCGTTCCTGCACAGAACCACAGGGGACACAGAGAGGCGCTACCACCTGCGCTACTACAAAACCGGCATCTGCATCCACGAGACGGACTCGAAGGGGCACTGCGCCAAGAACGGGCCCCACTGTGCCTTCGCCCACGGCCCCCACGACCTCCGCTCCCCCGTCTATGACATCAg GGAGCTGCAGGCCATGGAGGCCCTTCAGAATGGCCAGGCGGTGGCAGAGGCAGCTGGCGAGGGGCAGTCGGCCCTGGCCGCTAGTCACATCATGATTGAGAAGATCCTGAGTGAGGAACCCCGCTGGCAGG ACACCGCCTACGTACTGGGCAACTACAAGACAGAGCTGTGCAAGAAGCCCCCCCGGCTGTGTCGCCAGGGCTACGCCTGCCCCTACTACCACAGCAGCAAGGATCGGCGCCGCAGCCCCCGCAAGCACAAATACAG gtCCTCGCCGTGCCCCGGGGTGAAGCACGGAGATGAGTGGGGCGATCCCAGCAAGTGCGAGCACGGGGACGCCTGCCAGCACTGCCACACCCGCACCGAGCAGCAGTTCCACCCCGAG ATTTACAAGTCGACCAAGTGCAATGACATGCAGCAGTCGGGCAGCTGCCCACGAGGACCCTTCTGTGCCTTCGCCCACGTGGACC AGCCCCCGCCGGGGGACGACCTGCCGCCGCCCTCGGCCGTACCCAGCCCAACCCAGGCCGGCCCCGTGCTGTTTGTGCCATCTGCGGCCGGAGACTCAGTCCCCGccagcccctccagcccccacgcCCCGGACCTCAGCAGT GCCAAGTTGAAACCGCACCCCCTGGAACCCAGGAGCCAAGACCAGCCTCCGCGGCAGCCCCAACAG GAGCTGTTGGGCCTTCTCCCCGGGGCCAGCCCCCTCACCTCCGGCATCTCTTCTAGTCTCACCTCCAGCCTGGCAGCCACGCCCCCCAGCCCCATGGGCACCAGCAGCGCCCCCGGCATGAACGCCAACGCCCTGCCCTTCTACCCCACCAGCGACACGGTCGAGTCTGTCATAG AGTCGGCCCTGGATGACCTGGACCTCACCGAGTTCGGGGTGGCCGCCCTGGAGAAGACGTTCGACAGTGGCCCCGTGCCCCCGGCGGGCGGCGGCATCGTGATCG gctTAAATGGGATGAGCAGCAGCATCTGGGAGCACTTCCCTTCGGGAAGCTTCTCGCCCGGCACGTCCCCTGCTCTGCCGTCGAGCCTGGGGGCCGCCGAGCTGGCCCGCCTCCGCCAGGAGCTGGAAGAAGCCAACGGCACCATCAAGCAGTGGGAGGAGTCGTGGAAACAGGCCAAGCAG GCCTGCGACGCCTGGAAGAAGGAGGCCGAGGAGGCCAGCGAGCGCGCCAGTGCTGCGGGCGTCGAGTGCGAGGTGGCGCGGGGGCAGCGGGATGCCCTGGAGCAGCAGGTGAGGAAGCTGCAGGGGGACTTGGAGCGGCTGCACAGCGGGCGGGAACCCCCGGACTCCGCggaccccccggccccgccgcgctCCTTCTCTGACCTGGAGGCCCTGCCCCTGGCCACCCTGTACGGCCTCCAGCAGCAGCTGCGCTCCAACCTGGACAAGGTGGACAAG GCCGTGTTCCAGCTGCGCTCGCAGACCTGCCTCAAGTGTCAAGAGCAGAAGCGGGTAGTGCTGCCCTGCCAACACGCGGTGCTGTGCGAACCGTGCGCCCAGGAGGCCGACTGCCCCGTCTGCCGCTCCCCGCGCCCACAGCCCCCGCCCTCCTGA